The Procambarus clarkii isolate CNS0578487 chromosome 37, FALCON_Pclarkii_2.0, whole genome shotgun sequence genome window below encodes:
- the LOC123748317 gene encoding tripartite motif-containing protein 5-like isoform X1, whose protein sequence is MMDNKPEECSVCFNDYAENRLRPRTLPCGHTFCSQCIDNAIKNGQLTCPSCRAEHAATASTQFPINYAVEALVRKLKNIQLTTEEVVPAKPYEGSAKGISKTLRSMVQEQMSSISRLITSCEEVLSQLGEYRGQLGDWKTHHLQLQDRLYALVEQNKSAMKLLELEDTSVVDMTTQGEEGKTQLQAMLGSLNTVNTAQEVFMTINEVDQCNMEVENWLRKCQELFPDVKTVHTSVKVQETIREALEMMTTETGATADTVHLGDSASSIMNKVQEITGEIHQKQLTVEDLHRMREPVKRLVEAGRVLAVQEDQDGRRSARITLQDGQLYLHPLLRQPTPTHAHTLQESEVVGVLEPSCTLAFLDLGWAGSTRGRVTIRLTPDTPLARQFVLLCTGQRGHTYRNTKLLEVWDQGQPGEWVEGGDYESNDGEGGAPLLPDLQGQYRESGQAGAVWARWRPGDPRSAQFTITTRDRQDGYLWSHVFGDVVSGLDVVRAAVNHSDIREVTVVDCGVVLPL, encoded by the exons gataacaagccagaggaatgttcagtgtgttttaacgatTATGCCGAAAATCGGCTACGACCTCGCACACTGCCatgtggccacacattctgctcccagtgtattgacaatgctatcaagaatggtcagctgacctgccccagctgccgtgccgagcacgctgccacagcctctactcagttcccaattaactatgctgtggaggctttagttaggaaactcaaaaatatccagctaacaactgaggaagtagtgccaGCAAAACCTTATGAAGGTTCTGCCAAAGGCATCAGTAAGACATTACGTTCCATGGTGCAGGAGCAGATGAGCAGCATCAGCCgcctcattactagctgtgaagaggtactgtcccagctgggggagtaccgggggcagttgggggactggaagactcatcacctccagctccaggacagactctatgctctggtagagcagaataAGTCAGCAATGAaactcttggaactggaggataccagtgtggtggatatgacaacacaaggagaggaagggaagactcagctgcaggccatgttggggagcctcaaCACAGTCAACACAGCACAGGAAGTATTCATGACCATCAATGAAGTTGACCAATGCAACATGGAGGTAGAAAATTGGCTCcggaagtgccaggaactcttcccagatgtcaagactgtccacacctcagtgaag gtgcaggagaccatcagggaggccctggagatgatgaccacagagacaggtgccacagctgacaccgtacacctgggagactcagcctccagcatcatgaataaagttcaggaaatcactggagagatccaccagaagcaattaaca gttgaggacctccacaggatgagggagcccgtcaagaggctggtggaggctggccgggtgttggccgtccaggaagaccaagatggccgccgctccgccaggataactctacaagacggacagctgtacctccacccactcctgcgtcagcccacgcccacccacgcccacaccctccag gagagtgaggttgtgggcgtgctggagccctcctgcaccctggcgttccttgacctcgggtgggcggggtcaacaagagggcgggtcaccatccggctgacccctgacactccgctggccagacagtttgtgttgttgtgtacgggccagcggggccacacctaccgcaacactaaactgttggaGGTGTGGGACCAGGGTCAGCCGGGGGAGTGGGTGgagggcggagactacgagagtaatgatggtgagggaggagccccactgctgcctgacctccaggggcagtaccgggagTCAGGCCAGGCAGGAGCTGTGTGGGCCAGGTGGAGGCCGGGGGATCCCAGGAGTGCccagttcaccatcaccaccagggaccgccaggaTGGTTACCTGTGGTCAcatgtcttcggtgatgtggtgagcggcctggatgtggtgagggcagcagtcaaccacagtgacattagggAGGTGACTgtagtggactgtggtgttgtgctgccactctag
- the LOC123748317 gene encoding tripartite motif-containing protein 5-like isoform X2, whose product MMDNKPEECSVCFNDYAENRLRPRTLPCGHTFCSQCIDNAIKNGQLTCPSCRAEHAATASTQFPINYAVEALVRKLKNIQLTTEEVVPAKPYEGSAKGISKTLRSMVQEQMSSISRLITSCEEVLSQLGEYRGQLGDWKTHHLQLQDRLYALVEQNKSAMKLLELEDTSVVDMTTQGEEGKTQLQAMLGSLNTVNTAQEVFMTINEVDQCNMEVENWLRKCQELFPDVKTVHTSVKVEDLHRMREPVKRLVEAGRVLAVQEDQDGRRSARITLQDGQLYLHPLLRQPTPTHAHTLQESEVVGVLEPSCTLAFLDLGWAGSTRGRVTIRLTPDTPLARQFVLLCTGQRGHTYRNTKLLEVWDQGQPGEWVEGGDYESNDGEGGAPLLPDLQGQYRESGQAGAVWARWRPGDPRSAQFTITTRDRQDGYLWSHVFGDVVSGLDVVRAAVNHSDIREVTVVDCGVVLPL is encoded by the exons gataacaagccagaggaatgttcagtgtgttttaacgatTATGCCGAAAATCGGCTACGACCTCGCACACTGCCatgtggccacacattctgctcccagtgtattgacaatgctatcaagaatggtcagctgacctgccccagctgccgtgccgagcacgctgccacagcctctactcagttcccaattaactatgctgtggaggctttagttaggaaactcaaaaatatccagctaacaactgaggaagtagtgccaGCAAAACCTTATGAAGGTTCTGCCAAAGGCATCAGTAAGACATTACGTTCCATGGTGCAGGAGCAGATGAGCAGCATCAGCCgcctcattactagctgtgaagaggtactgtcccagctgggggagtaccgggggcagttgggggactggaagactcatcacctccagctccaggacagactctatgctctggtagagcagaataAGTCAGCAATGAaactcttggaactggaggataccagtgtggtggatatgacaacacaaggagaggaagggaagactcagctgcaggccatgttggggagcctcaaCACAGTCAACACAGCACAGGAAGTATTCATGACCATCAATGAAGTTGACCAATGCAACATGGAGGTAGAAAATTGGCTCcggaagtgccaggaactcttcccagatgtcaagactgtccacacctcagtgaag gttgaggacctccacaggatgagggagcccgtcaagaggctggtggaggctggccgggtgttggccgtccaggaagaccaagatggccgccgctccgccaggataactctacaagacggacagctgtacctccacccactcctgcgtcagcccacgcccacccacgcccacaccctccag gagagtgaggttgtgggcgtgctggagccctcctgcaccctggcgttccttgacctcgggtgggcggggtcaacaagagggcgggtcaccatccggctgacccctgacactccgctggccagacagtttgtgttgttgtgtacgggccagcggggccacacctaccgcaacactaaactgttggaGGTGTGGGACCAGGGTCAGCCGGGGGAGTGGGTGgagggcggagactacgagagtaatgatggtgagggaggagccccactgctgcctgacctccaggggcagtaccgggagTCAGGCCAGGCAGGAGCTGTGTGGGCCAGGTGGAGGCCGGGGGATCCCAGGAGTGCccagttcaccatcaccaccagggaccgccaggaTGGTTACCTGTGGTCAcatgtcttcggtgatgtggtgagcggcctggatgtggtgagggcagcagtcaaccacagtgacattagggAGGTGACTgtagtggactgtggtgttgtgctgccactctag